CTTACGAATAGTGTCTGTCTCAGGAAAAGACTTTTTGTGCTACATGTACACCTGTACTTAAATTTCTAGTTAAAACTGAACACTTTGTGCTAACGAATGGAACAAGATAAAATGCCAAAGGAGAGATGTTAAGTCACTTTTATGAGAataaaattagttaattaaaactCATATTCTCTGGTTCTATGACTTTATTCACTTTTAAAGTATTGCTGCAGAAGAACGTAAAGAATTGTGAGAAAACAAAACTGCCAAATCATGATGTGTATTGTCACCTCCTCTAGACTTTGATTTCTAAATACGAGTTCACAGGTCAGATCATATGCTTGTGATCACTTCAAGCGTTGAGAAACACATGCTACCTGTGAAGAACATGCATAAGAGATGCTCACTCACACTGAACACTGAGAAACCAAAGGCTCCCTCAGATGCCATGTTCCAAAATAAGCTGGAAGggattctttgttgtttttttttaaatatgtttttaatcaaTCTCATGGACATGAGTGCTTAACAAGAACAGATGTCGCACAATGGTGGAGAAATGCCCAAGAAGCCTGAATCCTGTGTAAAATCTACAAACAGTTAAGGATTGCTGAGagtaggagaaatagtcttcctgaGAGAAAAACACACCAGCTGTTTATCCAATATCCAAAGGTCAGCCCAGAAAACATAGATGCAGATTAAGCATGTTGCACTTTTTCActgaggaatatatatatatatatatatatgtatacatatatatatatatatcacgataataaaaatttaaaaatgaccaAGGAGAGATATATGAGAGAGCTTAGAGGGTAGAAAGGGAATGGAGAAAAGGGataattatactataatctcaaaaatggaaaaaatagttaaaacatttttgttaatcctttgagaatattatacaatatatttcatCATATTTATCTCCTACTCTGCTCCTGATTCCACCCtggtccaccaccaccacccattcCCCAACTTCttgtccttaaaaaaaataactcctGGATTCCAGTGATGTCTATATACCTCTGGATGTAGGGCCATCCAGTGAAGTGATTCTTTGGTCACAAAAGACACGTTAGAATGGGGAAATAACATTTATATGAGCTagaatgaacacatacatacatacatacatacatacatacatacatacaagattTCTgatctttgttctgtttcttttatgttctctgtttcttcctgaaTTAAGGCTTTCAGTTTCGTGTGTAAGAGGAAGTAGATAAACTAGATATGTGGGTGTGAACATAACATGCTGTGTGGTGATGGAGAGCAAATGACCAGGAGTACCACCAAATGCAGCAAGCAAACACCGCACAGTGCCGTCATGCAGCAGAAGGTAGTGGTGTTTGGAGTGAGGCTTTGACTCTGAACTGTCAAATGACAACTGTCAGCATCAGTGGGTGTCCTGGCGCTACTCTGTAAAACTGCACACAAGACAAAGTACTAAACTTTTGAGAGAAATAATTCCCCAATCAAATTAAATCtatgaaattatttctttcttggGTAGGTTTTGAAATATCTCATTAAATGTTCATTATCTCCAGTTTTCTTCTGGAAAACCTATGGTATCCTATtactggagaaagaaaaacaacttaaatggTTTTATAACCCTGGatcaattacaaactcaaatttcaaatttgatatgattaaaataatttcacactGTTACAGAGATATCACAGTATGAAAGAAcatattcagaaataaaatagCATCTGCTGTAATTTAATTGAATAAAGCAATTTACATTAATGGGTACCAAAAAGTTTAAGAAATATGAAATAAGATGTAACTCTAAAACATAGACATAAAAATCTATTTTGATAAGACCTTAAAATAAGTGGGTACATTTAATTTACCGTGTCCATGAGTGGAAACTAAAGCACTTTAAAGTTGATAATGAGACAAAATTCTATTAAAGTAAGGGCAAATGGTTTAATATATACTTCAAAAATACCTTGTATACCTAAGATGCTGGGTACTGAGTGTCCTGCTACTCCACTATAATTTACAATTTTTGGGTGTCTGATTCTTATCCTCCTCAGTCAGGTTTATTATAAGATTTAATGGTACTTATGGCTCCATTGGGCATGAGAGTATGAGTGGAGGTCTTTCTAGATGTTTCTAGGTGTCTTATCCGTCATAGTTCTCATTCGAGGACTCTGAACACTTTATaagaaaatgacatctttacaacACACTACTGATCCACTTTCAGAGGAGCACTCAAAGACTCAAGGGATTTATGGCTCTTGATTGTATCTCAGCTTAGTATTCCTCGTGCTTCCTGATCAATCCTATGATTGGCATAGGAAACTTGCTTACATTGACAATACATAACAGCACTTTCATAACCACGTGCTATGTCTCCTCTCTTGCTCAGTTTTCTGTCTAGCTTCAGGCAATGATCTATGAGACAATAACTAACAAGACTCCACCTTTGACACTTTGCTTTACTTCATAAATAATTTACCTGGTCTTTTATTTTGACTTTCAGCAGATATAGTGTTTAAGAGTAGCTATCACATTCTGATACTGTTGCTTTTATTGTTGATTAATATTGTCTACCATGAAAGATACAACAGAGAACCTTACTCCAATTCATGTGAATGAAGAAGTACAATATAGCATGCCAGATTAATGGTGAGGTCTATATGGAAAACttaagcacatacatacatacaacattcATACAACATACAGACATTCATAAGATGCATTGGATCTCTCTCATCAATCCAACTCTGTGTCATCAATCCAGCTCTGCTTAGAACAGCTGCATTGTTAGAAGAAATATAACTTGGAACATCCCATTATTTCCATTTTTGCCATTCTGAACCTTCTAAGACACTCCCCCAAACCTGTCAAGCCCCAAATTTAGTTTAGTACATTTCTCAGAGTTCACACATCTGCATATCTTCTTAACTTGAACCCAAACAAGTTTTATCTGAGACCACCTAAAACTCAAGAGTACAGACAGAGTAAACCCTGCCATGAGGATCAGTAGGTACGGATATAGTTCTGCACTGCTGTGATCCTCCTATGATTCTACCATTTTCTGTAGGTGGATGCAAAGCCAGAAAGCTGGCTGCTCAGAGTCAAGCCCTAGCAAACCAGCTTACATCTGTGCTGTGCTTGATGCCCAAGCTAACACAGCTCTGGCACTGGATGCATCTGTCACTCACCTTGATCTAACAACTAGTCAGACATTAGTCTAGCCCTTGGAGAGTGTTGCACTGTAGGCTGGCCCACATGCCCatgttccttccctcccttctgagTCCATGGGTTGTCCTTCTCAATTTATCCTTTTTAAGTCACTCTATAAATATAATAAGTTTTTAATGACAAAagtctgttttgttctcttttcatTATTAGCTTTTGCTGATTTTCTCATtcaaattgtatttttttctgattttattgaatCAGTCATCTGTATTATCATTTCTTGCTggatttctttttaatagttgttttgaatttcttttccttaCCTCACCGCTAGCCACAAATGCATTCTGTAGCTGAGACTAACCTAATAATGCATCAGTAAATGCTGTATCTTCTAGATAGCACATGTGCAGCCAGAGAGTCTGCAATGTCTCCACAGGCCTGACCTTGCCTTGACATCTAGAAGGACTGTGATTCTGCTCACATCAAAACTTATCATATAGACATCAATACTTGTAGATACCACCTGTTACAACCCTAAACCTTATCTTATATGAAAGCATACCACATCAGTGAATTCATAAACACTTGTAACCTAAGCCACGAATACTGACAAGATTATAGTAGAAGAAACTACACAGAGGCAACACTACTGAGtccaaaataaaaactaatatgtAATTATCGTAGCACCTTCTAAAGATTAAAAGAACCTATGCTGTGGTGGGGTTGGGTCCATGAAATTGGACTTCTCTCCTAGATGCAGAAATATCAACCGCAGGCTGCAAAGAACAccaaaaaaggaagcaaacaagCCTGAGAAATCATAACTTTTCACTAACTAGAGAAAGGAGACTTGTGAAATACCAAAAAGGAGTGGAATGTAGAAACAGGTTTTGGCTATGACTCAAAATTACAGACAGTGAAAGTAAAAGTCAAGACTGAGAACAAATTGAAAGGTTTGTGCATAACccagagatatggctcagttcttaagagcacatactgctctaccagagaacctgggtttacCGGTGCCCACATCAAGTAGCTCACGCTTGACCTCTGGagatgcatacacatgcacatgtatttaCCCATAAACATAcactatatgtacacatatgtatatgcatgtaatttaaaaatgaaacaataaatctTCTATACATAAAGGGAAGCATCAACAAAGCGAAGAGTCACTGTGAAACTatagaaagtattttaaattattcattttataaaatattgatatCCACAGAATAGAAGGAAcccaagtaacatagaaaggaaCCATCCATTAAAAGTGAACAAAAGGTGGGCAAGTTGCGAGTCCAGGAAAGCGACAGGAAGTTTGTACTACACAGTGGACTGCAAGTTGGCTGCTCTCGTGAAAATACCCTGTGTGAAAAAGCAGCTCAGGCTGGAAGACAGGGTCCTGAAAAGAGGCGCCTTGCAGAGCAGTTTGCTGCTGGAGAGGTCATAACCAACAACATGTCTAGGAAGGAGTGGAAACTAGGATTGCCTGTTAGCCAAGGTGGCTCTGGCTGCATCTATCTGGTGGATACAAATTCTTCCTTACCCGCTGGCAGTGATGTGCACTATGTTGTGAAAGTGGAACCCAGTGACAATGGACCTCTTCTCACCAAATTAAAGCTCTACCAGAGGGCTGCTAAACTAGAGCAAATTCAGAAATGGATTCGTACACATAAATTGAAGTACCTTGGTATTCCTAAGTATTGGGGATCTGGTCTAcatgataaaaatggaaaaagttaCAGGTTTATGGTAATGGACTGCTTTGGGAGTGACCTTCAGAAAATATATGAAGCAAATGCCAAAaggttttctcagaaaactgtttTGCCGCTAAACTTAAGAATGCTGGACATCCTGGAGTACATCCGTGAGCATGAGTATGTGCATGGGGACAACAAGGCCTCCAACCTGCTTCTGAGCTACAAGAACCCTGACCAGGTGTATTTGGTAGACTATGGACTTGCTTTTCAATACTGCTCAAATGGAGTACATAAAGAGTACAAGGGAGATCCCAAAAGGGGCCACGATGGCACACAATGGCGTGGCCCCATCACAGTGTGGCAATTTGGAAATACTTGCCTATCACATGATCCAGTGGCTCAGCAGCTGTCTTCCTTGGGAGGATAACTTAAAAGATCCTAACTACGTTAGAGATTCCAAAAttagatacagagacaatgtcGCAGCTTTGATGGAGAAATGCTTTCCTGGGAAGAATAAGCCAGGTGAGATCGCTAAGTACATGGAGTCTGTGAAACTACTGGACTACACCGAAAAACCTCTCTATCAAAACCTACCCGACATCCTTTTGCAAGGACTAAAAGCTATAGGAAGTAAAGACGATGGCGAATTGGATTTGAGTGCTGTGGAGAACAGAAGTGTGAAGACAAAACCAGCCTCAAAGAAGctgaagaaagaagcagaagaaagtgTTAAGTGTGCTGTGGAAGACATGGAGTGCTCAGATACACAGGTGCAGGAGGCCACACAGACACATTCCAGGAGGCAGCAGCATTTGGAATTATAGCAAGACATGCTACATCTAGACCACGGGTTCACGAACCAGAAAGAAAGCCCAGAAGTAAAAGAGATTCCAAAAGCCGTCCTCTCTGcctatttatttgattattttttccttttctattttatgttttattttcatgttagtCTTCTAGGGTGTTAGTAATAATTGAGTGgctattattttttttgaaaaaaaaaactttcttaaaatgaatattttgtgtACTTTATtgaaggataatttataaaatcctGAATCTTTAGTTGTCACAACCCACGTGGTCTGGGGCTTGGGAGCTTGTTCTGGCTCTGGCTGCTGTGAGCTTCCCAGATTGGACAGAGCGATCAACAGCCTCCTTGCTTTGAAGGAATGAAGAACTTAAAATAAAGGTCTCTTTTgctcggggggcgggggggggagtgAACAAAAGACCTGAATAAAAAACAACTTGGAAGATTTACAAGTTGCCAAAAAGTATGTGAAAAATGCACAATATTGCTTATCATCGGGCAAATGCAAATCAGAGCCACAGTGAGGCATAACTTCATTGTAGTGAGAATGGCCATTGTCTAAAAGATGAGGTAAATGAAGTACTGGTCAAGTTGTAGAGGAAAAGGAATCCTTGCACATTGTTGCTGTCATTGTATAGCCTCTTAAATCGAAACAAATACATGGGCATTCCTCAAAAACAGAACAACCATGCCATCCAGTAATCCCTCTACAGATATATAACCAAAGAGAATGAAATCAGCATGCTAAAGACACATCTGCACGTCCAGGCTGACAGTGGAAGTATTAATGAAATTCAACATATGGAATCAACATAGATGTCCATCAGGGAATACATTGGtaaggaaaatgaaatcacaTCATTTGTCACAATAGGCATGCACCCAGAAGACATTGTATTAAAGGAAATGATTTATGCAAAGAAAGGAAAGTAGAGCATCTCTCACTCAGATTTGGAAAATATGAGCCAGAGTTACTGAGGTGGAACTCAGTACCCATCAGGGCAGCGGAAAAGAAATGGACTGTGCGAAAGTGCTGGTAGGCTGAAGTATTCTCACACATTTCTGGGAACAGTTTGAAAGCTTttagtatatacacacacacacacacacacacacacaagcacaccacCACCCACTCACCCTTAGCCATTCCTAAAGATGAAACCTCTAATTACTATATGACTCAGTAACTCTGAGTCTCATAGATAAAAACTAAAACTGTACAAACACACCAGAACTGGCAAATTAACAAACACAGTGTGGAAAGAACACAGAGCAGGGAAATGGCTCTCAGATTAGGGGATCCCTTGACCTCATTAGtttgcagtcctctgctgcatggGAATAACAGGTTAGGAGGGAGAAACATGACACTCTATACAATGTGGGAACCAAGTCAGTGGAGAATAGGCctgtgtcttatttagggtttctattcctgcacaaacatcacgaccagaCAGAGAaccaagtttgggaggaaagggtttattcagcttacaccttacacattgctgttgatcaccaggaactcaggactggaactcaagcaggtcaggaagcaggagctgatgcagaggctatggggagatgttacttactggcttgctcagcttgccttcttataaaacccaagactaccagcccagggatggcatcacccaaaAGCCCTCCaatctcccttgatcactaattgagaaaatgccttacagctggatctcatgaaggcatttcctcacctgacgctcctttctctgtgataactccagcttgtgtcaagttgacacaaaaccaaccagtatacCCTGCTAAGAGTTAGACAACAGTGAATTTGCAGTGATAAATTCTAGGTGACAAACGTAAAATGGGTGCCCTACCCTGGTGAAGGACTCCTAGGATTGTATATGGTTCAAGTCGGGAGAGTGTTAAATTACCACAAAAAGCAAGTTAAAATCAAATGGAAAAACATATCCGTGCTATGTCTGCTTTTTATTTCTGGTTGTATGGGATATGCATTGAAATCATACCCTGGCTTGTCTCTCTTGGGGCACATAGCCTTTCACAGTGAGTGTTAAGGCatttcgaaaaaacaaaacaaaacaaaacttaaaaccCTATAATCCCTGTGCAGATATTCGCCATTGATGTTGGCCCTTGGTGTAG
Above is a genomic segment from Apodemus sylvaticus chromosome 16, mApoSyl1.1, whole genome shotgun sequence containing:
- the LOC127666644 gene encoding LOW QUALITY PROTEIN: serine/threonine-protein kinase VRK1-like (The sequence of the model RefSeq protein was modified relative to this genomic sequence to represent the inferred CDS: inserted 2 bases in 1 codon) produces the protein MVIQPSMPKMNFGETHTENLTSGRYTLLGTAEVRKHEWLLLTIDCHSFSSACNQVGKLRVQESDRKFVLHSGLQVGCSRENTLCEKAAQAGRQGPEKRRLAEQFAAGEVITNNMSRKEWKLGLPVSQGGSGCIYLVDTNSSLPAGSDVHYVVKVEPSDNGPLLTKLKLYQRAAKLEQIQKWIRTHKLKYLGIPKYWGSGLHDKNGKSYRFMVMDCFGSDLQKIYEANAKRFSQKTVLPLNLRMLDILEYIREHEYVHGDNKASNLLLSYKNPDQVYLVDYGLAFQYCSNGVHKEYKGDPKRGHDGXHNGVAPSQCGNLEILAYHMIQWLSSCLPWEDNLKDPNYVRDSKIRYRDNVAALMEKCFPGKNKPGEIAKYMESVKLLDYTEKPLYQNLPDILLQGLKAIGSKDDGELDLSAVENRSVKTKPASKKLKKEAEESVKCAVEDMECSDTQVQEATQTRSRTRKKAQK